In the genome of Nonlabens sp. MB-3u-79, one region contains:
- a CDS encoding FAD-dependent monooxygenase — MDSLKNNKIPNPNYSICPTCKGQGKKSQRLRKKVRLSYQQALEQFEKSNGQGTAPIKPRGHLITCSDCNGSGLVTATSPTVPDVENYPHVAIIGAGIGGVALAVACLHRGIPFTLYERDNSFDARSQGYGLTLQQASKAMEGFGIFSLTEGIVSTKHMVHTTDGTVIGEWGVRKWLESEDNSYSKRTNIHIARQSLRLALLDQLGGQKMVQWGHQLIDFKESEHQPVELSFEVDGVNKNTKADLVVGADGIRSSVRKLLIDENIYPLRYLDCIVILGICPLQYLHNLDHELLDSATVFQTANGHERIYMMPYDANSIMWQLSFPMAEKDAKALSEKGAAALKEEACRRTQWHHPIPQIMEATSSAQVSGYPVYDRALLDPLVLEKAKHVTLIGDAAHPMSPFKGQGANQALLDALALARGIALGCRPQNNWRKKGVRESVLTPFELEMLERTASKVKDSAAAAKFLHSEVVLYKGDQPRGRILNEK, encoded by the coding sequence TTGGACTCCTTAAAAAATAATAAAATCCCTAATCCCAACTATAGCATTTGCCCAACCTGCAAAGGACAAGGTAAAAAAAGCCAGCGGCTGCGCAAGAAGGTGAGATTGAGTTATCAGCAAGCCTTAGAGCAATTTGAGAAATCAAATGGTCAAGGAACTGCTCCCATAAAACCAAGAGGACATTTAATTACTTGCTCCGACTGCAATGGTTCCGGATTAGTTACTGCTACTTCGCCAACTGTTCCTGATGTAGAGAACTACCCGCACGTGGCTATAATAGGTGCCGGAATCGGCGGTGTGGCATTAGCTGTAGCTTGTTTGCACCGTGGAATCCCTTTTACACTTTACGAGCGCGACAATAGCTTTGATGCTCGTTCTCAAGGTTACGGTTTGACATTGCAACAAGCGAGTAAAGCTATGGAAGGCTTTGGTATATTTTCTTTAACAGAAGGAATAGTATCTACAAAACATATGGTTCATACTACAGATGGAACGGTCATCGGTGAATGGGGAGTTAGAAAATGGCTGGAATCAGAAGATAATAGCTATTCTAAACGCACTAATATTCATATCGCAAGGCAATCCTTGCGCTTAGCACTACTCGATCAACTCGGCGGACAAAAAATGGTGCAATGGGGACATCAATTGATCGATTTCAAAGAAAGTGAGCATCAACCTGTGGAACTGAGCTTTGAAGTAGATGGAGTAAATAAAAATACGAAAGCAGACCTTGTAGTCGGTGCCGACGGAATTCGTAGTTCGGTGCGTAAATTGTTAATTGATGAAAATATTTATCCGCTGCGATACTTAGATTGTATTGTTATTTTGGGAATTTGTCCTTTGCAGTACCTCCATAATTTGGATCATGAATTATTAGACTCCGCTACCGTATTTCAAACCGCTAACGGTCACGAACGCATTTATATGATGCCATATGATGCTAATTCCATTATGTGGCAACTCAGTTTCCCAATGGCAGAGAAGGATGCTAAAGCCCTAAGTGAAAAAGGCGCTGCAGCTCTAAAAGAAGAAGCTTGCCGCAGAACCCAATGGCACCATCCTATTCCGCAGATTATGGAAGCCACCTCTTCAGCTCAAGTTTCTGGTTACCCCGTTTATGACCGAGCATTACTCGACCCTTTAGTATTAGAAAAAGCAAAACATGTAACACTCATTGGTGATGCTGCTCACCCCATGAGCCCATTTAAAGGTCAAGGTGCCAATCAAGCTTTGCTAGATGCACTGGCACTGGCTCGCGGGATAGCATTAGGATGTAGACCCCAAAATAATTGGAGAAAAAAGGGTGTGAGAGAAAGTGTATTAACCCCCTTTGAATTAGAAATGTTAGAACGAACTGCTTCTAAAGTAAAAGATTCTGCTGCTGCTGCTAAATTCTTACATTCTGAAGTGGTGCTTTATAAAGGTGATCAACCCAGAGGACGTATTCTCAATGAAAAATAG
- a CDS encoding putative signal transducing protein produces the protein MNEHVRIFTGTSIQVNRIASLLEEQNISFLIKNPIESGRLAGFGTSGESVELFVLNSDLKNAEKVLRAFEI, from the coding sequence ATGAATGAACACGTAAGAATATTTACCGGAACTTCTATTCAAGTGAATAGAATAGCATCTTTATTAGAGGAACAGAATATATCTTTTCTTATTAAGAATCCTATAGAGTCAGGAAGACTTGCAGGTTTCGGCACTTCTGGAGAAAGTGTTGAATTGTTTGTTTTGAATTCAGATTTAAAAAATGCCGAAAAGGTGCTTCGAGCTTTTGAAATATAA